One region of Polyodon spathula isolate WHYD16114869_AA chromosome 25, ASM1765450v1, whole genome shotgun sequence genomic DNA includes:
- the LOC121299582 gene encoding G-protein coupled receptor 61-like yields MELPASNAPWAVGNASEPDLYLQTSQQLSARPGNSSLPSQEGSLVSQSIALFFMLLVDLVAVVGNIAVMTVIAKTPQLRKFVFVFHLCLVDLVAALILMPLGMLSSSSLFDRAFFSEALCRGYLFLSVCFISVVILSISAINIERYYYVVHPMRYEVKMTVSLVVSVLVCVWIKAIVMSVVPLLGWSSQGSLQVNGHCSLQWSGGNRKLFIVFFSLFYFLCPVFIILVVYCSMFKVARVAAMHHGPLPTWMDTPRQRSESLSSRSTMVTGSEAARTTPQRAFGGGKAAVILVAVGGQFLFCWLPYFSFHLYSALATAEPASAAQLESVVTWIGFFCFTSNPFFYGCLNRQIRGELSKLLTCFFKRSPEEDRLPSREASIEENFLQFLQGTGCNLENGNPNSTSSPKRDPQQQQIPIDFRIPGQIVEETSEFMDQHPLNSDVTISDNCIRTMPSAKAEV; encoded by the coding sequence ATGGAGCTTCCAGCTTCAAACGCACCGTGGGCCGTCGGGAACGCCTCCGAGCCGGACTTGTATCTCCAGACCTCCCAGCAGCTCTCGGCACGCCCCGGCAACTCCTCCCTGCCCTCCCAGGAAGGCAGCTTGGTCTCCCAGTCCATAGCTCTCTTCTTCATGCTGCTCGTCGACCTAGTCGCCGTGGTGGGCAACATCGCCGTGATGACCGTCATCGCCAAGACCCCGCAGCTGAGGAAGTTTGTCTTCGTGTTCCACTTGTGCCTGGTGGACCTCGTGGCTGCGCTGATTCTGATGCCCCTGGGGATGCTCTCCAGCTCCTCTTTGTTTGATCGAGCCTTCTTCAGCGAGGCCCTGTGCAGGGGCTACCTCTTTCTGAGCGTCTGCTTCATCAGCGTGGTCATCCTCTCCATCTCCGCCATCAACATCGAGCGCTACTACTACGTCGTCCACCCCATGCGCTATGAGGTCAAGATGACCGTCAGCTTGGTGGTCTCGGTGCTGGTCTGCGTCTGGATCAAAGCCATCGTGATGTCCGTAGTCCCTCTGCTCGGCTGGAGCTCCCAAGGATCCTTGCAGGTCAATGGGCATTGCTCACTGCAGTGGAGTGGAGGGAACCGGAAGCTCTTTATCGTGTTTTTCAGCCTCTTCTATTTCCTCTGCCCGGTTTTCATTATCTTGGTGGTGTACTGCAGCATGTTCAAAGTAGCCAGGGTGGCTGCCATGCACCATGGCCCTCTCCCGACGTGGATGGACACTCCCCGTCAGAGATCCGAGTCCCTCAGTAGCAGGTCGACCATGGTCACCGGCTCTGAGGCGGCAAGGACCACCCCGCAGCGGGCGTTTGGAGGGGGCAAGGCAGCTGTGATCCTGGTAGCCGTGGGAGGCCAGTTCCTCTTCTGCTGGCTGCCCTACTTCTCCTTCCACCTCTACTCCGCCCTGGCCACGGCTGAGCCCGCTTCGGCTGCCCAGCTGGAGAGCGTCGTCACCTGGATCGGCTTCTTCTGCTTCACCTCTAACCCGTTCTTCTACGGCTGCCTGAATCGGCAGATCCGCGGGGAGCTCAGCAAGCTCCTCACCTGCTTCTTCAAGCGCTCCCCGGAGGAGGACAGGCTGCCCAGCAGGGAAGCCTCCATCGAGGAGAACTTCCTCCAGTTTCTGCAAGGCACCGGCTGCAACCTGGAGAACGGCAACCCCAACAGCACCTCCAGCCCCAAGCGGGACCCTCAGCAGCAGCAGATTCCCATTGATTTCAGGATACCAGGACAGATAGTGGAGGAGACCTCAGAGTTCATGGATCAGCACCCTCTCAACAGTGATGTAACCATATCGGACAACTGCATAAGAACCATGCCTTCTGCTAAAGCAGAGGTGTAA
- the LOC121300198 gene encoding acrosin-like translates to MKLLVFGIFFLAQSLAEDLIKCGTHREGLQVGVKMEGGLQAKVGAWPWQVSPLQTSDLELFCGGSILNKYWVITAAHCFKPRNIEEPGTIKVGLGVHQLDKPKEWTVYRSPKNIFVDERFDPVKGKHDIAMLQMREPMEFGDYVRPVCFPDNSTYAPEEWVSCQVTGWRFVNGGKVEEPRALRQSPASLIPSKTCNQSDWHNGTVDQGNFCASWAGWCQGDGGGPLVCLLPSSDRWVLLGIMSWGAGCNLTKRPAVYTSTKHNLDWVRMTMEESRRGSDLKKYGSKSEIRTRMLSSEAPSCDGSGAFGTLLLNLSSFLLVLLIG, encoded by the coding sequence ATGAAGCTGCTGGTTTTTGGCATCTTTTTCCTGGCTCAGTCATTGGCTGAAGACTTGATAAAGTGCGGGACGCACAGGGAAGGCCTGCAAGTGGGAGTAAAGATGGAGGGGGGCCTCCAGGCCAAGGTCGGGGCATGGCCTTGGCAAGTCAGCCCCCTGCAGACGTCTGACTTGGAGCTGTTCTGCGGGGGCTCCATCCTGAACAAGTACTGGGTCATCACAGCAGCCCACTGCTTCAAACCGAGGAACATCGAGGAGCCCGGGACCATCAAAGTGGGCCTTGGAGTCCACCAGCTGGATAAACCCAAAGAGTGGACGGTGTACAGGAGCCCGAAAAACATCTTCGTAGACGAGCGCTTCGACCCCGTCAAGGGGAAGCACGACATCGCCATGCTACAGATGAGGGAGCCCATGGAGTTCGGGGACTATGTCAGGCCCGTGTGCTTCCCAGACAACAGCACCTACGCTCCTGAGGAGTGGGTGTCCTGCCAAGTGACGGGCTGGCGCTTCGTCAACGGGGGCAAGGTAGAAGAACCCAGGGCCCTCCGCCAGTCCCCCGCCAGCCTGATCCCTAGCAAGACCTGCAACCAGTCCGACTGGCACAACGGCACGGTCGACCAGGGCAACTTCTGTGCCAGCTGGGCGGGCTGGTGCCAAGGGGATGGCGGGGGCCCCTTGGTGTGTCTCCTGCCCAGTTCCGACCGCTGGGTCCTGCTCGGGATCATGAGCTGGGGAGCGGGCTGTAATCTGACCAAGAGGCCCGCCGTCTACACTTCCACCAAGCACaatctggactgggtgaggaTGACCATGGAAGAAAGCAGGAGAGGATCCGATCTGAAAAAGTACGGCTCCAAATCCGAAATCAGAACCAGAATGCTTTCCTCCGAGGCACCGAGCTGCGATGGATCTGGTGccttcggaaccctgctactcaACCTGAGCTCCTTCCTCCTGGTCCTTCTGATTggctaa
- the LOC121299890 gene encoding guanine nucleotide-binding protein G(i) subunit alpha-3 → MGCTLSVEDKAAAERSKMIDRNLREDGEKASREVKLLLLGAGESGKSTIVKQMKIIHEDGYSEEECKQYKVVVYSNTIQSIIAIIRAMGRLKVDFGDPTRADDARQLFALAGTAEEGVMSAELAGVIKRLWQDEGVQACFNRSREYQLNDSASYYLNDLDRISETSYIPTQQDVLRTRVKTTGIVETHFTFKDLYFKMFDVGGQRSERKKWIHCFEGVTAIIFCVALSDYDLVLAEDEEMNRMHESMKLFDSICNNKWFTDTSIILFLNKKDLFEEKITRSSLTICYPEYAGSSTYEEAAAYIQCQFEDLNRRKDTKEIYTHFTCATDTKNVQFVFDAVTDVIIKNNLKECGLY, encoded by the exons atgGGCTGCACGCTGAGCGTCGAGGACAAGGCGGCGGCGGAGAGGAGTAAAATGATCGACAGGAATCTGAGAGAAGACGGAGAGAAAGCGTCCCGAGAGGTGAAACTTTTGTTGCTGG gTGCTGGAGAGTCTGGGAAAAGTACCATCGTGAAGCAGATGAA AATTATTCATGAAGATGGATATTCAGAGGAGGAATGTAAGCAGTACAAAGTAGTTGTATACAGCAACACAATCCAGTCTATTATTGCAATAATCAGAGCCATGGGAAGGCTGAAGGTAGACTTCGGAGACCCGACACGAGCG GACGATGCCCGGCAGTTGTTTGCGCTGGCAGGCACTGCTGAGGAAGGGGTTATGAGTGCTGAACTGGCTGGTGTAATAAAGAGGCTATGGCAGGATGAGGGAGTCCAGGCCTGTTTTAACAGATCCAGAGAATACCAGCTCAACGACTCTGCATCTTA ttatCTCAATGACTTGGATAGAATATCCGAAACCAGTTACATCCCAACCCAGCAAGATGTGCTCCGAACCAGGGTGAAGACCACAGGCATAGTTGAGACTCACTTCACTTTCAAGGACCTGTACTTCAA GATGTTTGACGTTGGTGGGCAGCGGTCCGAGCGGAAGAAGTGGATCCATTGCTTTGAAGGCGTCACGGCCATTATATTCTGCGTGGCACTCAGTGACTACGACCTTGTTCTTGCAGAGGATGAAGAAATG AATCGCATGCACGAGAGCATGAAGCTGTTTGACAGCATCTGCAATAACAAGTGGTTTACAGATACGTCAATAATCCTCTTTCTAAACAAGAAGGACCTCTTTGAGGAGAAGATCACGAGAAGCTCCCTTACCATCTGCTACCCCGAATATGCAG GTTCCAGCACTTATGAAGAAGCGGCTGCATATATCCAGTGCCAATTTGAAGACCTCAACAGGCGAAAGGACACAAAGGAGATCTACACTCATTTCACCTGCGCCACAGACACAAAAAACGTGCAGTTTGTGTTTGATGCCGTGACTGACGTCATCATCAAAAACAACTTGAAAGAATGTGGACTTTACTGA